A section of the Eublepharis macularius isolate TG4126 chromosome 1, MPM_Emac_v1.0, whole genome shotgun sequence genome encodes:
- the BROX gene encoding BRO1 domain-containing protein BROX yields MTHWFHRNPLKATAPVSFNYYGVATTPAATKICNDLRTSRTHLLELFTDLNCNPDMMKNSADSYFSLLKGFIVSLDDSSQDSKLRYVQNFKWTDTLQGQVPSAQQDAVFELVSMGFNVALWYTKYASRLAGKEDITEDEAKDVHRSLKMAAGIFKHLKESHIPKLITPVEKGRDLEARLIDSFTIQCQAEAQEVTIARAIELKHAPSLIAALSYETANFYQKADQTLSSLDPTYTIKWRKYLHLKSCFYMAYAYCYHGQTLLASDKCGEAIRSLQEAEKFFSKAEVLCKEYGETKGPGTTAKPSGHLFFRKLGTLVKNTLEKCQRENGFIYFQKIPPEAPQLELKANYGLVEPIPFEFPAVHAQWTPESLAAFDLTKRPKEDGAKPKPEEEVKPLKEPDIKPQKDSGCQIS; encoded by the exons ATGACTCACTGGTTTCATCGAAATCCTTTAAAGGCTACGGCTCCTGTCTCATTTAATTACTATGGGGTAGCCACCACTCCTGCTGCAACAAAGATATGCAA TGATTTAAGGACATCAAGAACACATCTCCTGGAACTTTTTACAGATTTGAATTGTAATCCAGATATGATGAAAAATTCAGCTGATTCTTATTTTTCGCTCTTGAAAG GTTTCATAGTTTCACTTGATGACTCTTCACAGGACAGCAAGTTGAGATACGTTCAGAATTTTAAGTGGACAGATACCTTACAAGGACAAGTACCAAG TGCCCAGCAAGATGCTGTATTTGAGCTTGTTTCCATGGGATTTAATGTGGCTTTGTGGTACACTAAGTATGCATCCAGGCTGGCGGGGAAAGAAGA CATAACAGAAGATGAAGCAAAAGATGTCCACCGAAGTTTGAAAATGGCAGCTGGGATTTTTAAACACTTAAAG GAAAGCCACATCCCTAAACTGATCACTCCAGTAGAAAAGGGACGAGATTTAGAAGCTAGGCTTATCGACTCCTTCACCATCCAGTGTCAAGCTGAAGCACAAGAAG TGACAATTGCCCGAGCTATTGAGCTGAAACACGCCCCCAGTCTGATAGCTGCTCTGTCCTATGAAACAGCCAATTTCTACCAAAAAGCAG ATCAAACATTATCAAGTCTGGATCCAACATACACAATTAAGTGGCGAAAATACCTTCATTTGAAGTCCTGTTTCTATATGGCCTAT GCTTACTGCTACCATGGCCAAACCCTCCTGGCTAGTGATAAATGTGGAGAAGCAATAAGATCTCTGCAAGAGGCAGAAAAAT TTTTTTCCAAGGCAGAAGTGTTGTGCAAAGAATATGGTGAAACCAAAGGTCCTGGAACTACAGCTAAACCTTCGGGCCATCTCTTCTTCAGGAAACTGGGAACTCTGGTGAAAAATACCTTGGAAAAATGCCAGCGAGAAAATGGATTCAT TTATTTCCAGAAGATCCCCCCAGAGGCTCCTCAGTTGGAACTCAAGGCAAACTATGGTCTTGTGGAGCCTATTCCTTTTGAATTCCCTGCTGTGCATGCACAGTGGactccagaatcccttgctgcaTTTGATCTCACCAAGAGGCCAAAGGAGGATGGT GCTAAACCGAAGCCAGAGGAAGAAGTGAAACCTCTGAAAGAGCCAGATATAAAACCTCAAAAAGACAGTGGGTGCCAGATTTCGTAA